CCGAAGTAGGACTGGATAGGATGTTCTCCCTGTGGATCCGAATCCTCGATCTGATCTTCCGGACAGGTGAGACTTGGCGGTGTGTTATCGTAGACTGGATAATACTGGACCACAGAAGCGATATGCCCACTGGTGTCTGTCACCGTGATCGTGCGGATGAGGGTGTCTCCACAGACCTGTTCTCCCGTAATCTCGATGTCGACCATAAAATCGAATCCCCATCCTGTTCCCAGTTGATAATCGGGTAGGGGTAACTCTTCGTCACAAGCGATATCCATACCCGGAGGAGCGCTGACGGTAAATGTGTTGACATAGTCTGACATGCAGTCGAAGAACCAGAGTTTCCCTTGTCCATTGTAGCCTCCTGCACCTATCCAATACGTGTTTTCGACTCCAACGCTCAGACTTTCGCCATGCAGGTCCAAGCAGCCTCCGAATCGATGGTTGGGTTCATGATCCACAGGGACGATATTGGCCTGAGGTTCCCACTGCTCATTGACCCACGAATAGACGACTACGGAGCCACTGAAATTTCCAGCCGTCTTATTCATGTAGTCACCCACTACCATCAGATCGCCTTCGATATCTACGGCACTGCCGAAGCAGGTATTATATCCGATGGACTCTGTCCAGAACGGATTCTCATGGAATTGGGCATTGGTCCATTGGGTGCCATCATAGTCATAGGTGAAGAGCCCACCTAGGTACCAGGTACCTACAGCAGCACGATCTCCTTCTATGGCCACATCAGCTCCTATCCCTTCTCCATAGCTGCCATCTACGTCAGGTAGCATACCATCCAGTTGCCAGACACCATTCACACTCCGGTATATTGCTCCTGTATTTCCTCCCTCATACCGACCTACGATGATCAGGTTCTCATCTATGTCTACCGAATTGCTGGCTTGGGAGAAGATGGCAACTTCTATCCATTGATCACCTTGTTTTTCAAATACGCTCAGATTGCCTTCTGAACTCCCTAGAACAACGGTAGTTCCGTAGATGGCCGATCTGTAGTATGTGCTGTCATTCTCACTATTGAAGAGTACCGTCTCCAATTCCCAACTTATTCCATCCAATTTGTAGATGTTATTCTCTTCGATGAATCGATCCCCATGCATATCCAATGCATCCGTCCATACAAATCCCAGGTCGATGTTCTCATAAACTTCCCAAACACCATTGACTCGATGCATGATCTGAGTATCTCCGCTTTTACCGACCACGGCCCAATCCCCATACATGGATACTGCTTTTGCCTGGGTATTATCGAAGAACTGCCCTCCATCACAGCCACACGGAATGTCATTATCCACCACTGTGAAAGTGAAGGAGTGGTCTATGGAATTGCCACAGGTGTCATGAGCAGTGATGGATCGTGTGATGCTATAGTCGCAATCGAATCCGCTGATCTCATCTTCAAAAGTGAAATAAATGGAGTCGCAGAAAGTTCCTGCATTGAAGGTCTCTGCCAGTGTGAATTCATCGCAGCAATAACCTGATCCATCTCCTGGCGCATTGTTGATCCACATAGAAGGTTCGGTGATGAAGGAGTAAGGACCTTCATGCGAACTGGTGCCATTTGCACCACAATCGGCCATGACATAAAATTCATAGGATGTTTCGGGGTCCAGACCGGTCAAGGTGAATGGAAGTTCGATAATCGCATCGGTCACTTCACCGTTACCTGGAGTGAATCCACTCGGACCATACTCGATGATCCATTGGGATGAGCCATTGGTCTCCCAGTCGATGATCACGCTGTGATCGGTCATGGTACTCGTGCTCACTCCGAATGGGGGTGGGCATTCAACAGCTGCCCGGCAGAGTTTCAGTTCATTATTTGTTCCGTTATAGCTATAGAATCCTCCACACTCACCATCGAACCACTCCACGTAATACGGATAGTCATTGTTCCATACCCCTATGGAATAGGTCGCACCAGGAGTGAGTCCGGTGACCGATTCTACCACCCCATCCGAGATGGCCGGCTGGCAATAGACATCGGCTGAGGAACAGTTGTCACGAATGACGAATCCGAAATCATTCCAGCTGAATTCAGAGATGGATACATCTACCGCGCCATCAGCGGGGGCCGTAAAACTTCTCCATAAGACATACTCATCCTCCCCAGCACAATCGACATATGTAGTGCCATCGAATTCGAAAAAGGCAATGAAGTACATAGTGGCGGAAGTGAAGTTGGAGCATTGGGAAGATTCCGCCACACTCACAGGAGGCCCCGGACAGTAGATTCCGTCATCAGGGAAAATCAATATCGGCTCACAGAAGGTCGCTTGTATCCATTGACTCTCTGTGTCGCCAATACCATCCCCTCCATCACCCGGCTCACAATCACAGACGGACCGCACCCAAGCATCTGCTGTGCCATAAGGCACTCCCAAACTCGGGAAGCTCACGGGGGTGATGATCGTGCCTGGAGGTGTAGTGCCGGGCACAGGTATGGGCTCGTTAGCATAATGCACCTCATAATAGAGAATGGGACAGGTGGAATTGGTCGGTGTGGCCCAAGTGATGCCAGCTGTCATGTCGAAATTGTTGCTGTATAGCACGACAGCCTGAGGCGGAGCGCACTGCCCCAAAGAGCTTATTTCAAAGCAGAATATGAGGAGAAGTAGAAGAAAGAATCTATTCATAGCGTCTGGATAGGGCAGGTAAAGGACTCCCCCAAGTCCCATGGGCCTGTGTGAATATATCGATTCCTCTGTTGATCCTATGAAGTTCGTTTCTCTGATCAGGGGATAAAATTGTAATGCTGACCATGCGCCATTCGCTAGGCATGCCGTACTTTTCGGCTGTATGGAGAAGACACAGATAAAGTGCCCCAATTGTGCGACCGACATCGATGTGCAGGACATTCTTGCTCATCAGTTGGAAGATGAGTTGAAGAAGAAGTATCAAGCGCAATCGGAAGAGCAGAAGAAACAGATAGAAGAACAGCGGACAGCGCTCGAGCGCTCCAAAGCCGAGTTCGAAGAGAAGAAACGGAAGGAGAATGAACTTTTCCAAGAGCGGTTGGACGCTCAGATGAAACAAGAGCGTATCGCCCTAGAAGAACGGTTGAAGCAAAAGCTTGCTGAAGAGAATTCGGACCAGATCAAGGCTTTGAATGAAGAACTCCAGGCCAAGTCCGAGCAGGTCAAGGAACTCAATCGCTCCAAGGCCGAGATTGAGAAGCTCAAGCGGGATTCTGCCGAGATGAAAGAGAAATTGGAAGCAGAGGCACAGCGCAGGATCAACCAGCAGATCAGTCTGGAGAAAGATAAGATACGGAAGAGTGAAGAGGAGAAGAACGAACTCCGATTCCGTGAGTTGCAAAAACAGCTGGAGGATCAGAAGAAACTCACCGAAGAGATGAAGCGCAAGCAGGAGCAAGGCTCCATGCAATTGCAAGGGGAGGTGCAGGAGTTGGCCATAGAAGAATGGCTGGCGCAAGAATTCCCACTCGACACCATCACTGAGATCAAGAAAGGGGCTCGAGGGGGTGATTGCTTACAGACGGTCAATACTCGTGCATTTCCCAATTGTGGGAACATCTACTATGAGAGCAAGCGTACCAAGGATTTCCAACCCGCCTGGATCGAGAAGTTCAAGGCCGATATCCGGGATAAAGGTGCAGATATAGGTGTGCTCATCACCGAGGTCATGCCCAAGGGAATGGAACGCCTAGGCATGCGAGATGGCATCTGGATATGCAATTATGAGGAGTTCAAAGGGCTCTCAGCCGTACTGCGACAGAGCCTCATACGCTACCGCACGGCATTGACCAGTCAAGAGAACAAGGGCGATAAGATGCACATGCTCTACGACTATCTCACCAGCAATACCTTCCGCATGCAGATAGAGGCCATCGTAGATGGATTCTCCCAGATGAAGGAGGATCTGGAAAAGGAGAAACGCAGTATGCAACGCATCTGGAAACAGCGCGAGAAACAGATCGAGAAGGTGGTCAACAATACCATCGATATGTATGGGTCGGTCAAGGGTATTGCCGGCAACTCTGTACAGTCTGTCAAAGCGCTGGAACTCCCAGATGAGTCTTCAGAAGAAGAGCTTTTCTAGCCGCTCACTACGGAGTGCATAGGTAGTTTCCTGAATCCCCGCAGAAAGTCGGGCAAGGGTCACCTGCCACAGGCGTTCCGATGATCTCTACAGCGTTGTTCACAATCTTGGCCGGTACGATCTCGAAATTGAAATTCGTCCCCTTGGTCGTCAAGCGGATACTATATCCGGTACAATCTCCGGAACAATCAGAGATCTTGTCTTTGGCGATGACGCTGTTGAAGGCCACATGGGCAGTGGAATAGGCCTGACACAATTTCCGAGCATTATTCGCGCTCAGTGGTTCGATATCTGCCTTTCCATCAGTGATTCCTTCATAGAGTTGGTATTTCAACTTCGGATTCGTCCAATTGTATAACTCCGCTCCGGATTCGTCCACTCCGATGATCATCAAAGACAATTGCGCCTTCTTCAGATCCAAGGTGGGATACACCCGTAGACCCGTGCAATTCTCATTGCCGAGTATGTCAGCGATCAATTCCTTATCATAGAACGAAGCGGGAATGGCTGGAGCTTCTTGAGCATAGGTCTCCATCGCGCAGGTCAAAATCATGGCTAGCGCGGCAAATAGTAGAATTGGTCTTTTCATGGTCGTGTAATGGTTATTGAAGCAATGTAGACACAACTCTTTAGATTTCAGATTTTTATCTGAGAGATTAAATGTTTACCTTGAACTACAGACTCTCGGCAAATGAGGGTCGTAACCAATCACCTTGACCTCCATCCTCATTCGACATATAACCCTCTTCTGCCTTCTCATCTCCACCATTGCTCTCACGGCTTCTACCGTTCAGGACGATATGGAGGATTACTTGGATGAGGCCACACGCCATGAGCGTCTAGGCGACCTGCATGCCGCATTGCAGTATATGGATAGTGCACTGACACTGGCTGTGAAGAGTTCGGATAAGGCAGGAGAGGCAGAGGTCTATTCGCGCCAAGGAATCGTCTATCAGGTTCAAGGCAATTACGAAAAGGCACTCAAATACCAATTGGATGCACTGCGATTGGTAGAGAATAGTGCGGATGAAGAATTGTGGGCCAATGTCTTGAACAACATCGGGACCATACACCACTATCAGCAGAATTATGAAGAGGCGCGCAGATACTACGATTTGTGTCTCGGATTGCGTATGAAACTGGAAGACAAGCGCAATCTCGCTATGTCCTATAACAACTTCGGAGCACTTCAAGAGGATATGGGCAATATCAATGAAGCCCTGAATATGCATGCGCATTGCATAGATATCTGGAAAGAACTCCAAGACACGGCCTGGATCGCCATCAGCTATGTCAACATAGGCTCCTGTCTACAGAAACAAGGAGATCTGGACTCTGCATTGACACTCTATGAGCAGGCCCTGAGTATGTATACGGATAGACCGGGCTCACATCAGCGGGGTAAGATGATGGTCAGGATCGGTGATACCTACCTCTTGAAGGGAGAATATCTGAACGCCCTCTATTGGTGTCAAAAGGCAAAAGACCAAGCAGAGGTATGGGAGGCGATCCCCTTGCACAAGGAGAGTTGCTATTGCCTCTACAAGGCCCATGATCAATTGGGTAATGAAGCGGCCGCCTTGGAGATGTTCAAGGAATATGTGGCCGCCAAAGACTCGCTGGAAGGTCAGGAACTGACCCGAAGGATCACCAAATTGGAAATGGACTATCAGTTCTCCAAGCAATTCCTTGCAGATAGCTTGGCCGCTGAAGAAGATCGTATGCGTGCAGAATTCGAGTTCCAAGCAGAATTGGATGGAGAAAAACAAAAACGCAATCTCTATCTCATACTCGGAGTGGGGATACTCATTTTCACAGGAGGATTATGGAGTCGACTTACCTATGTGAGAAGATCACGGGCCGAGATCCAGTCAGAAAGGGACCGATCGGACAAACTCCTGCTCAATATCCTGCCAGCACCAGTTGCTAAGGAGCTCAAGATGACAGGTAAAGCGAGCGCCAAGGATTATAGCATGGTCACGGTGCTGTTCACTGATTTTGTGGATTTCACCGGAATTGCTGCAAGCATGTCCGCACAGGAGTTGGTAGAAGAATTGAACATCTGTTTCATGAAGTTCGATCAGATCATAGAATCCTATCAACTGGAAAAGATCAAGACCATCGGTGATGCGTATATGGCCGTAGGGGGCCTATATGACACGGAATTCAATTATCAGGAGCGCTCGATCCGAGCTGCATTGGATATCAAGGACTTCATCCAAGAAAGAAGGCAGATCAATCGATCAAAGGGGATGAAACCCTTCCAGATCAGACTAGGGATACACTCAGGACCTGTGGTGGCAGGAGTCGTGGGACAGAGCAAATTCCAATACGATATCTGGGGT
The sequence above is drawn from the Flavobacteriales bacterium genome and encodes:
- a CDS encoding HYR domain-containing protein, translated to MTAGITWATPTNSTCPILYYEVHYANEPIPVPGTTPPGTIITPVSFPSLGVPYGTADAWVRSVCDCEPGDGGDGIGDTESQWIQATFCEPILIFPDDGIYCPGPPVSVAESSQCSNFTSATMYFIAFFEFDGTTYVDCAGEDEYVLWRSFTAPADGAVDVSISEFSWNDFGFVIRDNCSSADVYCQPAISDGVVESVTGLTPGATYSIGVWNNDYPYYVEWFDGECGGFYSYNGTNNELKLCRAAVECPPPFGVSTSTMTDHSVIIDWETNGSSQWIIEYGPSGFTPGNGEVTDAIIELPFTLTGLDPETSYEFYVMADCGANGTSSHEGPYSFITEPSMWINNAPGDGSGYCCDEFTLAETFNAGTFCDSIYFTFEDEISGFDCDYSITRSITAHDTCGNSIDHSFTFTVVDNDIPCGCDGGQFFDNTQAKAVSMYGDWAVVGKSGDTQIMHRVNGVWEVYENIDLGFVWTDALDMHGDRFIEENNIYKLDGISWELETVLFNSENDSTYYRSAIYGTTVVLGSSEGNLSVFEKQGDQWIEVAIFSQASNSVDIDENLIIVGRYEGGNTGAIYRSVNGVWQLDGMLPDVDGSYGEGIGADVAIEGDRAAVGTWYLGGLFTYDYDGTQWTNAQFHENPFWTESIGYNTCFGSAVDIEGDLMVVGDYMNKTAGNFSGSVVVYSWVNEQWEPQANIVPVDHEPNHRFGGCLDLHGESLSVGVENTYWIGAGGYNGQGKLWFFDCMSDYVNTFTVSAPPGMDIACDEELPLPDYQLGTGWGFDFMVDIEITGEQVCGDTLIRTITVTDTSGHIASVVQYYPVYDNTPPSLTCPEDQIEDSDPQGEHPIQSYFGAIDFSENCSLPVQYQQTPSVGTLLDVGDHTIQVTLTDLCGNTSECQFTLTVLPPAGLMEAPSDLLSIRPNPARDILILDYTDTYGPLDFEIMDMEGRSVHTGTITSGIRSIQVAFLAEGTYVIRYRSEGDEVIGTARFTILR
- a CDS encoding DUF2130 domain-containing protein, giving the protein MEKTQIKCPNCATDIDVQDILAHQLEDELKKKYQAQSEEQKKQIEEQRTALERSKAEFEEKKRKENELFQERLDAQMKQERIALEERLKQKLAEENSDQIKALNEELQAKSEQVKELNRSKAEIEKLKRDSAEMKEKLEAEAQRRINQQISLEKDKIRKSEEEKNELRFRELQKQLEDQKKLTEEMKRKQEQGSMQLQGEVQELAIEEWLAQEFPLDTITEIKKGARGGDCLQTVNTRAFPNCGNIYYESKRTKDFQPAWIEKFKADIRDKGADIGVLITEVMPKGMERLGMRDGIWICNYEEFKGLSAVLRQSLIRYRTALTSQENKGDKMHMLYDYLTSNTFRMQIEAIVDGFSQMKEDLEKEKRSMQRIWKQREKQIEKVVNNTIDMYGSVKGIAGNSVQSVKALELPDESSEEELF
- a CDS encoding tetratricopeptide repeat protein, producing MTSILIRHITLFCLLISTIALTASTVQDDMEDYLDEATRHERLGDLHAALQYMDSALTLAVKSSDKAGEAEVYSRQGIVYQVQGNYEKALKYQLDALRLVENSADEELWANVLNNIGTIHHYQQNYEEARRYYDLCLGLRMKLEDKRNLAMSYNNFGALQEDMGNINEALNMHAHCIDIWKELQDTAWIAISYVNIGSCLQKQGDLDSALTLYEQALSMYTDRPGSHQRGKMMVRIGDTYLLKGEYLNALYWCQKAKDQAEVWEAIPLHKESCYCLYKAHDQLGNEAAALEMFKEYVAAKDSLEGQELTRRITKLEMDYQFSKQFLADSLAAEEDRMRAEFEFQAELDGEKQKRNLYLILGVGILIFTGGLWSRLTYVRRSRAEIQSERDRSDKLLLNILPAPVAKELKMTGKASAKDYSMVTVLFTDFVDFTGIAASMSAQELVEELNICFMKFDQIIESYQLEKIKTIGDAYMAVGGLYDTEFNYQERSIRAALDIKDFIQERRQINRSKGMKPFQIRLGIHSGPVVAGVVGQSKFQYDIWGDTVNIAARMEECAEMNSINISKTTYEMVKDCEDFEFTSRGALIVKGKGPMEMYTVQRSASHSAQAPAQVEQEPELKDEMKAS